From Electrophorus electricus isolate fEleEle1 chromosome 8, fEleEle1.pri, whole genome shotgun sequence, the proteins below share one genomic window:
- the unkl gene encoding putative E3 ubiquitin-protein ligase UNKL isoform X1 encodes MPSVSKTAASASPQTEKPTHYTYLKEFRTEQCPLFLQHKCTQHRPFTCFHWHFLNQRRRRPIRRRDGTFNYSPDVYCTKYDETTGICPDGDDCPYLHRTTGDTERKYHLRYYKTGTCIHETDARGHCVKNGLHCAFAHGPHDLRPPVYDIREIQAQEALQNGQLGSGEGIPDLQPGVLASQAMIEKTLTEDPRWQDTNFVLANYKTEQCTKPPRLCRQGYACPHYHNSRDRRRNPRKFKYRSTPCPSVKHGDEWGEPSKCESGDTCQYCHSRTEQQFHPEIYKSTKCNDMRQTGYCPRGPFCAFAHVERIPSTEETMSTLLSVMQSGSQAKLGPQQYTECPSSEWSTTTNSITSSSSNNGQPPSVSCSNSPTVTASSGSTSSLSPIGPVGRPKSFTNGSLCSESTTSSVSSPTANCAKAPGFEREDQVKTQKGQLGENNQKLMDQDKQSHSGVFSVVNPLASSITSSITSSITSSLASSIGSDSSSPTTLSTMNAKATPFYPGSNTVESVIGSALDLNFSDINVASLDKELEDQDNNGLGLSTQRLLGGSAPVNIPGSLARSSSLHSSSSLSASPLSSLSQSLSQSLLSGMAPQTSQTQTAALKTDHGLLGTPASTQNSLGLNGGAGSIWDFVSGSLSSSPSPVFTSLGSGVVPSGSADLTRLLRELEEAKRRIKQWEDAWHQVKQACEAWQKDAQEAKEQARSAEVDRQLAEQKREDAERQLTELQGDFDSLCRSPSTHLLRSYGDLDQLALPKLHALQSQLRSDLELIDGVIYQLQSKKCIVCQMHDRCIVLQPCQHYVLCENCAPSKTECPYCKTKILKW; translated from the exons ATGCCGTCGGTTTCGAAAACGGCGGCGAGCGCTTCTCCTCAAACCGAGAAACCAACCCACTATAC ATATTTGAAGGAGTTCAGGACCGAGCAGTGCCCGCTGTTTTTGCAGCACAAATGCACGCAGCATAGGCCATTTACTTGTTTTCACTGGCATTTTCTAAACCAGCGAAGAAGGAGACCGATCAGGAGAAGAGACGGAACTTTTAATTACAGCCCTGATGTATACTGCACGAAATATGATGAAACGACAGGCATATGTCCTGACGGAGACGA CTGCCCTTACTTACACCGGACCACTGGTGACACGGAGCGCAAATACCACCTGCGCTACTACAAGACTGGCACATGTATCCACGAGACAGACGCACGGGGGCACTGCGTGAAGAACGGTCTGCACTGTGCCTTCGCCCACGGCCCCCACGATCTCCGCCCACCTGTCTATGACATTCG GGAGATCCAAGCACAAGAGGCCCTGCAGAACGGCCAGCTGGGCTCTGGGGAGGGTATTCCGGACCTGCAGCCTGGAGTCCTTGCCAGCCAAGCCATGATTGAGAAGACTCTCACTGAGGATCCACGTTGGCAAG aCACCAATTTTGTTTTGGCCAACTACAAGACAGAGCAGTGTACCAAGCCCCCGCGTCTATGCAGGCAGGGCTATGCATGCCCCCACTACCACAACAGCCGAGATAGAAGAAGAAATCCCCGCAAGTTCAAATACAG gtCGACTCCTTGTCCGAGCGTGAAGCACGGTGATGAATGGGGAGAACCATCAAAGTGTGAGAGCGGAGACACGTGCCAGTACTGCCACTCTCGCACCGAGCAGCAGTTCCACCctgag ATCTACAAGTCAACAAAATGCAATGACATGAGGCAGACTGGATATTGTCCGAGGGGGCCATTCTGTGCGTTTGCGCACGTAGAAA GAATTCCTTCTACAGAGGAGACCATGAGCACTCTGCTCTCAGTGATGCAGTCTGGCTCCCAGGCCAAGCTGGGCCCCCAGCAGTATACTGAGTGTCCCAGCAGTGAGTGGAGCACCACCACCAATTCCatcaccagcagcagcagcaacaacggCCAGCCACCAAGC GTGTCATGCTCTAATAGTCCGACTGTAACGGCAAGCTCAGGAAGCACCAGTTCTTTGTCCCCAATTGGACCCGTCGGCAGGCCCAAAAGCTTTACTAATGGTAGCTTATGTTCAGAGTCCACCACGTCCAGTGTTTCCTCTCCGACGGCTAACTGTGCCAAAGCGCCGGGCTTTGAACGCGAGGATCAG GTAAAGACCCAGAAAGGCCAGCTTGGAGAAAATAATCAGAAGTTAATGGACCAAGACAAACAG AGCCACAGTGGCGTGTTCTCAGTGGTGAACCCACTGGCATCCAGCATCACGTCCAGCATCACATCCAGCATCACGTCCAGCCTAGCCTCCAGTATTGGGTCGGACAGCTCCTCCCCAACCACCTTATCCACCATGAATGCAAAAGCCACCCCTTTCTATCCAGGGAGTAACACTGTTGAGTCAGTCATAG GATCTGCACTGGACTTGAATTTCAGTGACATCAATGTTGCCTCCCTTGATAAAGAGCTAGAGGACCAAGACAATAATGGCCTTGGTTTATCGA CTCAGAGGTTGCTTGGAGGCTCTGCTCCTGTGAACATTCCCGGCTCCCTGGCCCGTTCTTCCTCTCTGCATTCCTCCTCATCCCTGTCGGCATCCCCTCTCAGCTCCCTGTCCCAGTCGCTGTCCCAGTCTCTCCTCTCTGGAATGGCACCGCAGACGAGCCAGACACAGACCGCTGCGCTCAAAACTGACCACGGCCTTCTAGGGACGCCAGCGTCCACACAAAACTCTCTGG GTCTGAATGGTGGAGCAGGAAGTATATGGGACTTTGTGAGCGGCAGTCTGTCGTCCAGCCCATCGCCTGTGTTCACCAGCCTGGGCTCAGGAGTGGTGCCGTCTGGCAGTGCTGACCTGACTCGCCTGCTCCGTGAACTGGAGGAGGCCAAGCGTAGGATCAAGCAGTGGGAGGATGCCTGGCACCAGGTCAAACAG GCATGCGAGGCGTGGCAGAAGGATGCCCAGGAGGCGAAGGAGCAGGCACGGTCGGCCGAGGTGGACCGGCAGCTGGCTGAACAGAAGCGCGAGGATGCAGAACGGCAGCTGACGGAGCTGCAGGGTGACTTCGACTCGCTGTGCCGCTCCCCCAGCACGCACCTCCTGCGCAGCTATGGAGACCTAGACCAGCTGGCGCTGCCCAAGCTCCATGCCCTCCAGAGCCAGCTGCGCTCCGACCTGGAGCTCATTGACGGG GTAATATATCAGCTTCAGTCAAAGAAATGTATAGTTTGCCAAATGCATGATCGCTGCATCGTCCTGCAGCCTTGCCAACATTATGTACTTTGTGAGAACTGTGCTCCTAGTAAAACGGAATGTCCTTACTGTAAGACAAAAATATTGAAGTGGTGA
- the unkl gene encoding putative E3 ubiquitin-protein ligase UNKL isoform X3: MPSVSKTAASASPQTEKPTHYTYLKEFRTEQCPLFLQHKCTQHRPFTCFHWHFLNQRRRRPIRRRDGTFNYSPDVYCTKYDETTGICPDGDDCPYLHRTTGDTERKYHLRYYKTGTCIHETDARGHCVKNGLHCAFAHGPHDLRPPVYDIREIQAQEALQNGQLGSGEGIPDLQPGVLASQAMIEKTLTEDPRWQDTNFVLANYKTEQCTKPPRLCRQGYACPHYHNSRDRRRNPRKFKYRSTPCPSVKHGDEWGEPSKCESGDTCQYCHSRTEQQFHPEIYKSTKCNDMRQTGYCPRGPFCAFAHVERIPSTEETMSTLLSVMQSGSQAKLGPQQYTECPSSEWSTTTNSITSSSSNNGQPPSVKTQKGQLGENNQKLMDQDKQSHSGVFSVVNPLASSITSSITSSITSSLASSIGSDSSSPTTLSTMNAKATPFYPGSNTVESVIGSALDLNFSDINVASLDKELEDQDNNGLGLSTQRLLGGSAPVNIPGSLARSSSLHSSSSLSASPLSSLSQSLSQSLLSGMAPQTSQTQTAALKTDHGLLGTPASTQNSLGLNGGAGSIWDFVSGSLSSSPSPVFTSLGSGVVPSGSADLTRLLRELEEAKRRIKQWEDAWHQVKQACEAWQKDAQEAKEQARSAEVDRQLAEQKREDAERQLTELQGDFDSLCRSPSTHLLRSYGDLDQLALPKLHALQSQLRSDLELIDGVIYQLQSKKCIVCQMHDRCIVLQPCQHYVLCENCAPSKTECPYCKTKILKW; this comes from the exons ATGCCGTCGGTTTCGAAAACGGCGGCGAGCGCTTCTCCTCAAACCGAGAAACCAACCCACTATAC ATATTTGAAGGAGTTCAGGACCGAGCAGTGCCCGCTGTTTTTGCAGCACAAATGCACGCAGCATAGGCCATTTACTTGTTTTCACTGGCATTTTCTAAACCAGCGAAGAAGGAGACCGATCAGGAGAAGAGACGGAACTTTTAATTACAGCCCTGATGTATACTGCACGAAATATGATGAAACGACAGGCATATGTCCTGACGGAGACGA CTGCCCTTACTTACACCGGACCACTGGTGACACGGAGCGCAAATACCACCTGCGCTACTACAAGACTGGCACATGTATCCACGAGACAGACGCACGGGGGCACTGCGTGAAGAACGGTCTGCACTGTGCCTTCGCCCACGGCCCCCACGATCTCCGCCCACCTGTCTATGACATTCG GGAGATCCAAGCACAAGAGGCCCTGCAGAACGGCCAGCTGGGCTCTGGGGAGGGTATTCCGGACCTGCAGCCTGGAGTCCTTGCCAGCCAAGCCATGATTGAGAAGACTCTCACTGAGGATCCACGTTGGCAAG aCACCAATTTTGTTTTGGCCAACTACAAGACAGAGCAGTGTACCAAGCCCCCGCGTCTATGCAGGCAGGGCTATGCATGCCCCCACTACCACAACAGCCGAGATAGAAGAAGAAATCCCCGCAAGTTCAAATACAG gtCGACTCCTTGTCCGAGCGTGAAGCACGGTGATGAATGGGGAGAACCATCAAAGTGTGAGAGCGGAGACACGTGCCAGTACTGCCACTCTCGCACCGAGCAGCAGTTCCACCctgag ATCTACAAGTCAACAAAATGCAATGACATGAGGCAGACTGGATATTGTCCGAGGGGGCCATTCTGTGCGTTTGCGCACGTAGAAA GAATTCCTTCTACAGAGGAGACCATGAGCACTCTGCTCTCAGTGATGCAGTCTGGCTCCCAGGCCAAGCTGGGCCCCCAGCAGTATACTGAGTGTCCCAGCAGTGAGTGGAGCACCACCACCAATTCCatcaccagcagcagcagcaacaacggCCAGCCACCAAGC GTAAAGACCCAGAAAGGCCAGCTTGGAGAAAATAATCAGAAGTTAATGGACCAAGACAAACAG AGCCACAGTGGCGTGTTCTCAGTGGTGAACCCACTGGCATCCAGCATCACGTCCAGCATCACATCCAGCATCACGTCCAGCCTAGCCTCCAGTATTGGGTCGGACAGCTCCTCCCCAACCACCTTATCCACCATGAATGCAAAAGCCACCCCTTTCTATCCAGGGAGTAACACTGTTGAGTCAGTCATAG GATCTGCACTGGACTTGAATTTCAGTGACATCAATGTTGCCTCCCTTGATAAAGAGCTAGAGGACCAAGACAATAATGGCCTTGGTTTATCGA CTCAGAGGTTGCTTGGAGGCTCTGCTCCTGTGAACATTCCCGGCTCCCTGGCCCGTTCTTCCTCTCTGCATTCCTCCTCATCCCTGTCGGCATCCCCTCTCAGCTCCCTGTCCCAGTCGCTGTCCCAGTCTCTCCTCTCTGGAATGGCACCGCAGACGAGCCAGACACAGACCGCTGCGCTCAAAACTGACCACGGCCTTCTAGGGACGCCAGCGTCCACACAAAACTCTCTGG GTCTGAATGGTGGAGCAGGAAGTATATGGGACTTTGTGAGCGGCAGTCTGTCGTCCAGCCCATCGCCTGTGTTCACCAGCCTGGGCTCAGGAGTGGTGCCGTCTGGCAGTGCTGACCTGACTCGCCTGCTCCGTGAACTGGAGGAGGCCAAGCGTAGGATCAAGCAGTGGGAGGATGCCTGGCACCAGGTCAAACAG GCATGCGAGGCGTGGCAGAAGGATGCCCAGGAGGCGAAGGAGCAGGCACGGTCGGCCGAGGTGGACCGGCAGCTGGCTGAACAGAAGCGCGAGGATGCAGAACGGCAGCTGACGGAGCTGCAGGGTGACTTCGACTCGCTGTGCCGCTCCCCCAGCACGCACCTCCTGCGCAGCTATGGAGACCTAGACCAGCTGGCGCTGCCCAAGCTCCATGCCCTCCAGAGCCAGCTGCGCTCCGACCTGGAGCTCATTGACGGG GTAATATATCAGCTTCAGTCAAAGAAATGTATAGTTTGCCAAATGCATGATCGCTGCATCGTCCTGCAGCCTTGCCAACATTATGTACTTTGTGAGAACTGTGCTCCTAGTAAAACGGAATGTCCTTACTGTAAGACAAAAATATTGAAGTGGTGA
- the unkl gene encoding putative E3 ubiquitin-protein ligase UNKL isoform X2 — MPSVSKTAASASPQTEKPTHYTYLKEFRTEQCPLFLQHKCTQHRPFTCFHWHFLNQRRRRPIRRRDGTFNYSPDVYCTKYDETTGICPDGDDCPYLHRTTGDTERKYHLRYYKTGTCIHETDARGHCVKNGLHCAFAHGPHDLRPPVYDIREIQAQEALQNGQLGSGEGIPDLQPGVLASQAMIEKTLTEDPRWQDTNFVLANYKTEQCTKPPRLCRQGYACPHYHNSRDRRRNPRKFKYRSTPCPSVKHGDEWGEPSKCESGDTCQYCHSRTEQQFHPEIYKSTKCNDMRQTGYCPRGPFCAFAHVERIPSTEETMSTLLSVMQSGSQAKLGPQQYTECPSSEWSTTTNSITSSSSNNGQPPSVSCSNSPTVTASSGSTSSLSPIGPVGRPKSFTNGSLCSESTTSSVSSPTANCAKAPGFEREDQVKTQKGQLGENNQKLMDQDKQSHSGVFSVVNPLASSITSSITSSITSSLASSIGSDSSSPTTLSTMNAKATPFYPGSNTVESVIGSALDLNFSDINVASLDKELEDQDNNGLGLSTQRLLGGSAPVNIPGSLARSSSLHSSSSLSASPLSSLSQSLSQSLLSGMAPQTSQTQTAALKTDHGLLGTPASTQNSLGLNGGAGSIWDFVSGSLSSSPSPVFTSLGSGVVPSGSADLTRLLRELEEAKRRIKQWEDAWHQVKQACEAWQKDAQEAKEQARSAEVDRQLAEQKREDAERQLTELQGDFDSLCRSPSTHLLRSYGDLDQLALPKLHALQSQLRSDLELIDGAGEGESQQPGVPARVSAHLPSQGRARVPASPTQRSRPAGSC, encoded by the exons ATGCCGTCGGTTTCGAAAACGGCGGCGAGCGCTTCTCCTCAAACCGAGAAACCAACCCACTATAC ATATTTGAAGGAGTTCAGGACCGAGCAGTGCCCGCTGTTTTTGCAGCACAAATGCACGCAGCATAGGCCATTTACTTGTTTTCACTGGCATTTTCTAAACCAGCGAAGAAGGAGACCGATCAGGAGAAGAGACGGAACTTTTAATTACAGCCCTGATGTATACTGCACGAAATATGATGAAACGACAGGCATATGTCCTGACGGAGACGA CTGCCCTTACTTACACCGGACCACTGGTGACACGGAGCGCAAATACCACCTGCGCTACTACAAGACTGGCACATGTATCCACGAGACAGACGCACGGGGGCACTGCGTGAAGAACGGTCTGCACTGTGCCTTCGCCCACGGCCCCCACGATCTCCGCCCACCTGTCTATGACATTCG GGAGATCCAAGCACAAGAGGCCCTGCAGAACGGCCAGCTGGGCTCTGGGGAGGGTATTCCGGACCTGCAGCCTGGAGTCCTTGCCAGCCAAGCCATGATTGAGAAGACTCTCACTGAGGATCCACGTTGGCAAG aCACCAATTTTGTTTTGGCCAACTACAAGACAGAGCAGTGTACCAAGCCCCCGCGTCTATGCAGGCAGGGCTATGCATGCCCCCACTACCACAACAGCCGAGATAGAAGAAGAAATCCCCGCAAGTTCAAATACAG gtCGACTCCTTGTCCGAGCGTGAAGCACGGTGATGAATGGGGAGAACCATCAAAGTGTGAGAGCGGAGACACGTGCCAGTACTGCCACTCTCGCACCGAGCAGCAGTTCCACCctgag ATCTACAAGTCAACAAAATGCAATGACATGAGGCAGACTGGATATTGTCCGAGGGGGCCATTCTGTGCGTTTGCGCACGTAGAAA GAATTCCTTCTACAGAGGAGACCATGAGCACTCTGCTCTCAGTGATGCAGTCTGGCTCCCAGGCCAAGCTGGGCCCCCAGCAGTATACTGAGTGTCCCAGCAGTGAGTGGAGCACCACCACCAATTCCatcaccagcagcagcagcaacaacggCCAGCCACCAAGC GTGTCATGCTCTAATAGTCCGACTGTAACGGCAAGCTCAGGAAGCACCAGTTCTTTGTCCCCAATTGGACCCGTCGGCAGGCCCAAAAGCTTTACTAATGGTAGCTTATGTTCAGAGTCCACCACGTCCAGTGTTTCCTCTCCGACGGCTAACTGTGCCAAAGCGCCGGGCTTTGAACGCGAGGATCAG GTAAAGACCCAGAAAGGCCAGCTTGGAGAAAATAATCAGAAGTTAATGGACCAAGACAAACAG AGCCACAGTGGCGTGTTCTCAGTGGTGAACCCACTGGCATCCAGCATCACGTCCAGCATCACATCCAGCATCACGTCCAGCCTAGCCTCCAGTATTGGGTCGGACAGCTCCTCCCCAACCACCTTATCCACCATGAATGCAAAAGCCACCCCTTTCTATCCAGGGAGTAACACTGTTGAGTCAGTCATAG GATCTGCACTGGACTTGAATTTCAGTGACATCAATGTTGCCTCCCTTGATAAAGAGCTAGAGGACCAAGACAATAATGGCCTTGGTTTATCGA CTCAGAGGTTGCTTGGAGGCTCTGCTCCTGTGAACATTCCCGGCTCCCTGGCCCGTTCTTCCTCTCTGCATTCCTCCTCATCCCTGTCGGCATCCCCTCTCAGCTCCCTGTCCCAGTCGCTGTCCCAGTCTCTCCTCTCTGGAATGGCACCGCAGACGAGCCAGACACAGACCGCTGCGCTCAAAACTGACCACGGCCTTCTAGGGACGCCAGCGTCCACACAAAACTCTCTGG GTCTGAATGGTGGAGCAGGAAGTATATGGGACTTTGTGAGCGGCAGTCTGTCGTCCAGCCCATCGCCTGTGTTCACCAGCCTGGGCTCAGGAGTGGTGCCGTCTGGCAGTGCTGACCTGACTCGCCTGCTCCGTGAACTGGAGGAGGCCAAGCGTAGGATCAAGCAGTGGGAGGATGCCTGGCACCAGGTCAAACAG GCATGCGAGGCGTGGCAGAAGGATGCCCAGGAGGCGAAGGAGCAGGCACGGTCGGCCGAGGTGGACCGGCAGCTGGCTGAACAGAAGCGCGAGGATGCAGAACGGCAGCTGACGGAGCTGCAGGGTGACTTCGACTCGCTGTGCCGCTCCCCCAGCACGCACCTCCTGCGCAGCTATGGAGACCTAGACCAGCTGGCGCTGCCCAAGCTCCATGCCCTCCAGAGCCAGCTGCGCTCCGACCTGGAGCTCATTGACGGG
- the gpr146 gene encoding probable G-protein coupled receptor 146: MWSCMIYNETGGNVEAELCQDLGLILSVLSLFYLVVCFPVSLCYNALLVAVNLSNKVSMTMPDVYFVNMAIAGLVLNLVAPVELLGPGFTRWPAWEYDDEVYITLLILFNVSSLVIMYSTTLLSLDYYIERALPRTYMSSVYNTKHVCGFIWGGAVLTSFSSLLFYVCNHVSAKIMECSKMQNREAADTIMLLIGYAVPAVAVLYASTLILRIRKEATPLDQDSARLDPSTHRLLLVCVCMQFALWTPYYASLLVLTLAEAPGARATGTRQATAYAFLCGVAQVLAFCSSFAMPLIYQQMNQSFSHRLQRLLKRLPCGDRTCPHEHTAAVQQAAT, from the coding sequence ATGTGGAGCTGCATGATTTACAATGAGACGGGAGGGAACGTGGAGGCAGAGCTGTGCCAGGACCTGGGCCTCATTCTGTCTGTGCTATCCCTCTTCTACCTCGTTGTGTGCTTCCCGGTCAGCCTGTGCTACAACGCCTTGCTGGTGGCCGTTAACCTCTCCAACAAGGTGTCCATGACCATGCCAGATGTCTACTTTGTCAACATGGCCATCGCCGGGTTGGTGCTCAACCTGGTGGCACCCGTTGAGCTCCTGGGCCCTGGCTTTACACGTTGGCCCGCTTGGGAGTATGACGATGAAGTCTACAtcaccctcctcatcctcttcaacGTGTCCTCACTGGTGATCATGTACTCCACCACGCTGCTTAGCCTGGATTACTACATTGAGCGTGCTCTGCCCCGCACCTATATGTCCAGTGTCTACAACACCAAGCACGTGTGTGGCTTCATCTGGGGCGGCGCTGTGCTCACCAGCTTCTCCTCGCTGCTGTTCTATGTCTGCAACCACGTGTCTGCCAAGATCATGGAGTGCTCCAAGATGCAGAACCGTGAGGCGGCCGATACCATCATGCTGCTCATTGGCTACGCTGTGCCTGCCGTGGCCGTGCTGTACGCCTCGACCCTCATCCTGCGCATCCGTAAAGAGGCCACGCCCCTGGACCAGGACTCTGCCCGGCTGGACCCCTCCACCCATAGGCTgctgctggtctgtgtgtgcatgcaatttGCACTGTGGACACCCTACTATGCCAGCCTGCTGGTGCTGACGCTGGCAGAGGCGCCGGGGGCTCGGGCGACTGGGACGCGTCAGGCCACGGCCTATGCCTTCCTGTGCGGTGTGGCACAGGTGCTGGCCTTCTGCAGTAGCTTCGCCATGCCACTCATATATCAGCAAATGAACCAGAGCTTCTCGCACAGGCTGCAGCGTCTGCTTAAACGCCTGCCCTGTGGAGACCGTACGTGCCCTCACGAGCACACAGCCGCAGTGCAGCAGGCGGCCACGTGA
- the gper1 gene encoding G-protein coupled estrogen receptor 1 codes for MIQSQDSASMEEQTTILIQIYGNSTEQLNNSLDYNSTDVKENSDTYEFYVIGLFLSCLYTILLFPIGFIGNILILVVNLNHREKMTIPDLYFINLAVADLILVADSLIEVFNLNEKYYDYAVLCTFMSLFLQVNMYSSIFFLTWMSFDRYMALASSMSSRPLRTMQHARLSCSLIWMASILATLLPFTIVQAQHTGEVHFCFANVFEIQWLEVTIGFLVPFSIIGLCYSLIVRILMRAQKHRGLWPRRQKALRMIVVVVLVFFICWLPENVFISIQLLQGTADPLQRSGATLWHNYPLTGHIVNLAAFSNSCLNPIIYSFLGETFQDKLRLFVKQKAGWSVVYRFCHHTLDLNIPVRGESKV; via the coding sequence ATGATTCAGTCCCAAGACTCCGCCAGTATGGAAGAGCAGACAACCATCCTGATTCAGATTTATGGGAATAGCACAGAGCAGTTAAACAATTCACTTGATTACAACTCAACAGATGTAAAGGAGAACTCGGACACGTATGAATTTTATGTGATTGGCCTTTTCCTCTCCTGCCTGTACACTATCTTACTCTTCCCCATCGGCTTTATCGGCAACATCCTCATCTTAGTGGTTAACTTGAACCACAGGGAGAAGATGACCATCCCTGACCTTTACTTCATCAACCTGGCTGTGGCAGACCTCATTTTAGTAGCCGACTCGCTCATTGAAGTCTTCAACCTGAACGAGAAGTACTACGACTACGCAGTGCTGTGCACATTCATGTCCCTGTTCCTGCAGGTCAATATGTACAGCAGCATCTTCTTCCTGACCTGGATGAGCTTTGACCGGTACATGGCGTTGGCCAGCTCTATGAGCAGTCGGCCGCTGCGCACCATGCAACATGCCCGCCTCAGCTGCAGCCTCATCTGGATGGCTTCCATCCTGGCCACGCTGCTGCCCTTCACCATTGTGCAGGCACAGCACACAGGCGAGGTGCACTTCTGCTTCGCTAATGTCTTCGAGATCCAGTGGCTGGAGGTGACCATCGGTTTCCTGGTGCCTTTCTCCATCATTGGCCTATGTTATTCCCTGATCGTACGTATCCTCATGCGGGCTCAGAAGCACAGAGGCCTGTGGCCACGGCGACAGAAGGCCCTGCGAATgattgtggtggtggtgctggtgttcTTCATCTGCTGGCTGCCTGAGAATGTCTTCATCAGCATCCAGCTGCTCCAGGGCACTGCGGACCCCTTGCAGCGCAGTGGCGCCACCCTGTGGCACAACTATCCATTGACCGGGCACATCGTCAACCTGGCTGCCTTCTCCAACAGCTGCCTGAACCCCATCATCTACAGTTTCCTGGGAGAGACTTTCCAAGACAAGTTGCGTCTATTTGTGAAGCAGAAGGCTGGCTGGTCTGTGGTGTATCGTTTTTGCCACCACACCCTGGACCTCAACATCCCAGTCAGGGGGGAGTCCAAGGTGTAG
- the h3f3a gene encoding H3 histone, family 3A: MARTKQTARKSTGGKAPRKQLATKAARKSAPSTGGVKKPHRYRPGTVALREIRRYQKSTELLIRKLPFQRLVREIAQDFKTDLRFQSAAIGALQEASEAYLVGLFEDTNLCAIHAKRVTIMPKDIQLARRIRGERA; encoded by the exons ATGGCTCGTACCAAGCAGACTGCGCGCAAATCAACTGGAGGGAAAGCTCCAAGAAAACAGCTGGCTACAAAGGCGGCGAGGAAAAGCGCGCCCTCTACTGGCGGCGTCAAGAAGCCTCATAGATACAG GCCTGGAACTGTTGCTCTGAGAGAAATTCGTCGTTACCAAAAGTCAACGGAGCTGCTGATCCGCAAATTACCATTTCAGCGTCTGGTTAGAGAAATTGCACAAGATTTCAAGACCGACCTCAGGTTTCAGAGTGCAGCCATTGGTGCTCTCCAG GAAGCAAGCGAAGCTTACCTTGTTGGACTGTTTGAAGACACAAATCTGTGTGCCATTCATGCCAAGAGAGTCACAATCATGCCGAAGGACATCCAGCTCGCAAGGCGAATTCGTGGGGAGCGAGCATAA